The Coprobacillus cateniformis DNA window TATTATATTTTTTTACTTTTCCTAGTACATATGCCACTGCTTTATTTCTTCCTTCAAAATACTTATCATAAGATTTTTTATTGATGCCCCCGCTTTGTGAAGTTTCTTTCCAAATATTTATAGGAGAGCCCTCTAATGTATCTATTAATTCAACTTCACCAAGAACTTTCATTACTGGAGAAGTCACATAAATAACAATTGCATCTACATTTGTTCTTTTGAATCTATTCTTTCTATACTCAAATGTTTTACTACCTTCTAAAATTTGCATTGCATATTCTGGTTTAATCGGCATTAAAACTTTACACACTATTTATTCCCCCTTACATTGTTATTTGTATATTATATTTTAATTTGCTTATCACTTCCACTTAATTTTACTATTTTTTCAAATTTCTCTTTTGATAATTTTTGGATAGATTGAGGTGCTGCTTTTACAATATCCTCAGCTATTGCCACTTTAAGAGGTATATGTATTGGTAAGTTCACATAGTATTTAAATAAAATAATTAAATATCCATTTTCATAAGCCTCTTTTAAATATGATGATGGATAAACCGTTCTTCGCCTTACTATCTTTTCAAAAGCATCAAAACTTTCAATTTCATTTGCTCTAAAGGCATCATCAACTACACAAACACATGCAATAGATTTTTTAATTTGACTGGTATAAAAAACTAATATATCATTCTTCTTCATTGGTTTTATCTTACTCTTTGATATATATACTTTCTTTATAACATTGCTATAAGTAGATGTTCCATCTAAATCGTAAAAGGATAATTGATGATTATTAAATAAATCAGGGAAAAGCATCTGTCCAAATTCCTCTTGTATTGACAGTATATATATATCTTGTTCATCTAGTTTTATTATTGGATAATTTGTTTTGTCAAAATACATTCTTTTTAGATAAACACCCTCTTTTTCAAATGTACCATCTTGTTTTTGAGTCTCTTTATATGTATACAAATCAAAACCATACTCTTTAAATAAGTTTATTAATCTATCTTGTTTATCAAAAATAGTAACATATACTTCATAAATATTTTTTCTTATAGCATAATCTATAGCAATCTTAATAAAAGCCTCACCTATTGATTTCCCATTATCTTCAACCTTGAATGTAGATATCTTAACTCTTTTTCCTTTTTGAAATGGTGTATCAAAGCTACTATAGTCTTCCTTTTCATCTTCTGTTTTAAGCATTAAAAACGCTCCTAGTTTACCATTATCCTTATAAGTCACTCTAGCAATTTCATGTTTTAACTTTTTTTTAGTTAGCCAATCATTAAACCCTTTATAATCCTGTCTTAATGAATCGAAAAATGAATCTTCATTATCAATGTTATATAGATATTCTTTTTTGATTATTGCTGGTGTTTTCAATAAAATAGAATCATACTTATTTGATAACAAGCTTAGTGCCTTAGATATTGTAAGTACTTTGTCTGATAAACCTAACTTTTCTGACTTTTTTAAAATTCCTTTATCATTCGTTATTAAATAACTAACACAGTTTCTATACACTGTATATAATAAATTATTATCTATGTATTCATGCTCATTACCATTTTTTTCACATTTTGTAATAAACTCTTGTGTAACAATTGGAATATCCTCTAATTTTTTATATATCCCTACTTTAGATAAAATAACTTGTCTTTGACGTTCATCCTTATGCTTAGATAACTCATCAATAGACATTGGATGAACACATAATTTATAATCCATTGAATCCATAAGTAATCTAGAAAGTAATTGAACATCTGGTTCTAAAATCTTTTCCCCTTCTCGATATATTAAGATATTAGTATCTAATAGAATATACTCCATATCTAATTCACCCCTTCAAGTATATTATCAAAAATAAGTAATATTTTTTTCAAATCTTCTCCATCATATTTCATTCTATAAAAATATAATGGAACATTATAAGTTTTAGAAACATAAATAGCTTGGTTTTTCTCGCTTAAAAGTAGTTTATCTATAAATTCATTATTATATTTTTTTTGATCTCTATTATATAGATTTTGCAATATTAATTCAGAGCTAGATTCAATTAATACTATTGCCTCTAAGGATAATTGTTTAAAAATATCCTTATCCAATAAAATGATATTATTATTTGGTGCTTTTAAGCAAAAATGACCATTTACTATAAATATTTCATCTTTAATTTGTGAAACCTGTTCTACTAAAATATTTTGATTTAAGTTACTATCTTTCACATATTTATTTTTACCATATGATTCTTTATTCTGTTTAGAAATTAAATCACTTGCTGAATATGAAGGAATTTTTAAAATATTAGCTAATTGATTACATATAGTTGTCTTCCCCACACCATAACTTCCTGCAATAAAAATAATCTTTTTATCCATACCCTCACCCCTCTATGTTTATAATTATATCTTTTAAATCAACATTTTCCAATTATTTTAGCCTCTAAAAAAAATAATTATTGATGACTCATTTATCTCAATTTTTTCTATATATTTATCAATTAAATATTTAATGTTTTCATCCTTCACACTCTTTTCTTCATATACTACCTTACAATTTTTATTTTTTAGAAACTCTATAATTTTATCAATAATATACGCTTCATGAAAGGACATAGATTTTTCACATTGTTTTTTATTTGCTTTTGAGCATTTCCACATATAAGTTCGTACACTTTTATCTCTATTCAAA harbors:
- a CDS encoding ASCH domain-containing protein is translated as MCKVLMPIKPEYAMQILEGSKTFEYRKNRFKRTNVDAIVIYVTSPVMKVLGEVELIDTLEGSPINIWKETSQSGGINKKSYDKYFEGRNKAVAYVLGKVKKYNNARSLDDFNINYYPQSYVYLD
- a CDS encoding GNAT family N-acetyltransferase, translated to MEYILLDTNILIYREGEKILEPDVQLLSRLLMDSMDYKLCVHPMSIDELSKHKDERQRQVILSKVGIYKKLEDIPIVTQEFITKCEKNGNEHEYIDNNLLYTVYRNCVSYLITNDKGILKKSEKLGLSDKVLTISKALSLLSNKYDSILLKTPAIIKKEYLYNIDNEDSFFDSLRQDYKGFNDWLTKKKLKHEIARVTYKDNGKLGAFLMLKTEDEKEDYSSFDTPFQKGKRVKISTFKVEDNGKSIGEAFIKIAIDYAIRKNIYEVYVTIFDKQDRLINLFKEYGFDLYTYKETQKQDGTFEKEGVYLKRMYFDKTNYPIIKLDEQDIYILSIQEEFGQMLFPDLFNNHQLSFYDLDGTSTYSNVIKKVYISKSKIKPMKKNDILVFYTSQIKKSIACVCVVDDAFRANEIESFDAFEKIVRRRTVYPSSYLKEAYENGYLIILFKYYVNLPIHIPLKVAIAEDIVKAAPQSIQKLSKEKFEKIVKLSGSDKQIKI
- a CDS encoding ATP-binding protein yields the protein MDKKIIFIAGSYGVGKTTICNQLANILKIPSYSASDLISKQNKESYGKNKYVKDSNLNQNILVEQVSQIKDEIFIVNGHFCLKAPNNNIILLDKDIFKQLSLEAIVLIESSSELILQNLYNRDQKKYNNEFIDKLLLSEKNQAIYVSKTYNVPLYFYRMKYDGEDLKKILLIFDNILEGVN